TCATTAGAAGAGTTAGAACAAACAATTGGCTTCTTAAAAATGGAGCAGCAATTAGAAGATAGAATTATTTATGGTATGTATCCTGATATTTTTAATTATCCAGGAAAAGAGAAAATGGTGTTGGATAATCTTATTAACAGTTATCTTTATAAAGATGTATTAGCATTAGGTGGTATTAAAAAACCAGATATTTTACAAAAATTAACTCAAGCATTAGCATTGCAAATTGGAAATGAAGTTTCTTATAATGAGTTAGCACAGTTATTAGGAATTAATAAAGAAACCGTAAGTAATTATATTGAATTATTAGAAAAAGCTTATGTTGTTTTTAGAGTAAATCCATTTAGTAGAAATATTCGTAATGAAATTAAAACAAATAGAAAAATTTATTTCTATGATACTGGTTTGAGAAATGCTTTAATTGCAAATTATAATCCATTAAATTTAAGAATGGATAAAGGCGTTTTATGGGAGAATTTTTTAATATGTGAACGAATTAAATATTTTAAATATAATAATTTATATACAAATACTTATTTTTGGCGTACAACTCAACAACAAGAAATTGATTGGATTGAAGAGAAAGATGGTATTATAACTGCCTATGAGTTTAAATGGCAAAGCAAACAAAAAATAAAGATTCCAGAAAAATTTATAAAGAAGTATAACGCCAAATCTAAAGTAATAGACCGTTCAAATTATTATGAATTTACAAATTCAAAAAATTAAACTTTATGCCAACTCACTTAGTTCTAGCCAACGCCATTCTTTGGTTTCTAGGTCTTCTACTACAGTTTGTAGTTGTACTGATATGGCTTGTATCTCTTCGTGATTGGTAATACCACTACTCAATTTATTGCTAAGATTTTCTTTTTCTGTTTGTAGTATTGGTATCTCTTTTTCTAATTGTTCTAACTCTATTTTTTCTTTATAGGAAAGTTTTTGTTTGGGTTTGTCTTTTGGTTTATCAACTTTGGTAGCTTGTTCTTTTTCTACTTGCTTCTCTTGTTTTAATTCTTGTTTTTTCTGATATTTATAATCTTTATAATTGCCTATAAAATTTTCAATTTTACCATTGCCTTCAAAAACAAAGAGCCAATCGGTAAGTTTGTCTAAGAAATATCTATCGTGCGAAACAATAATTAAACAACCTTTAAATTCTAATAAAAAATCTTCTAATACATTTAAAGTTAAAATATCTAAATCGTTGGTTGGTTCATCTAAAATTAAGAAATTAGGATTTGTCATTAATACAGTTAATAAATACAATCTGCGTTTTTCTCCACCACTTAGTGTAGATACAAATTGATATTGTTGTTCTGGACTAAACAAAAATTTTTCTAGTAGTTGAGAAGCGGTAATGTTTCCATTTTTTGTAGGAATAAAATCGGCAATATCTCTTACTACTTCAATAATTCTTTTGTCAGCTTTTAGTTGAATGCCATCTTGATTGTAGTATCCAAAAACAATAGTATCGCCTACAACTATTTTACCACTATCTATTTTTTCTTGCTCTGTAATAATTTTTAAAAAGGTAGATTTTCCACAGCCATTATTACCAACTATACCAATTCGTTCTCCTTTCTGAAATTTGTAATTAAAATCTTTTAATATTATTTTATTTTGATATGATTTATTAATATTATATAATTCTAAAATTTTTCCACCAATTCTATTCATTTGAATTTGTAAATCAACAGCATCATCTTTATTAATTTTTTTTGAGGCATCGGTAACATTTTCAAAATTATCTACTCTCGATTTTGATTTTGTAGTTCTTGCTTTAGGTTGTTTACGCATCCAATCGAGTTCTTTTTTATACAACTGAAATGCTTTGCGTTGGTTTATTTGTTGATTTTCTTCTCGAATAGCTTTATTTTCTAAATATTTAGAATAGTTACCTTTATGTTTATATAATATTCCATTATCAATTTCTAAAATATCTGTACAA
Above is a genomic segment from Chitinophagales bacterium containing:
- a CDS encoding ATP-binding protein is translated as MRIERILKSTIIELFNSRKAIVLIGARQTGKSTLVKEIIKEKGNYLFLDGDDFFVQQQLEQANTEYLRRLIDKHKIVFIDEAQRIKNIGITAKIITDQFSKVQLILSGSSALDLNNEINEPLTGRKWELNLFTISLEELEQTIGFLKMEQQLEDRIIYGMYPDIFNYPGKEKMVLDNLINSYLYKDVLALGGIKKPDILQKLTQALALQIGNEVSYNELAQLLGINKETVSNYIELLEKAYVVFRVNPFSRNIRNEIKTNRKIYFYDTGLRNALIANYNPLNLRMDKGVLWENFLICERIKYFKYNNLYTNTYFWRTTQQQEIDWIEEKDGIITAYEFKWQSKQKIKIPEKFIKKYNAKSKVIDRSNYYEFTNSKN
- a CDS encoding ABC-F family ATP-binding cassette domain-containing protein — protein: MNYLNVENLTKYYGEKLLFKDISFDINKGQKIALIAKNGTGKSSIIKIIQGLEPAESGTYLFHKDIRVGFLTQEPNYNPNQTVYDTILQSKHPKMETCLQYELALKGNGNLENAMKAMDEINAWDYEQQIQQILSKFLIHDLQAKISMLSGGQIKRLALAILLLQEPDFLILDEPTNHLDIDMIEWLENYLNTENKTLLMITHDRYFLENICTDILEIDNGILYKHKGNYSKYLENKAIREENQQINQRKAFQLYKKELDWMRKQPKARTTKSKSRVDNFENVTDASKKINKDDAVDLQIQMNRIGGKILELYNINKSYQNKIILKDFNYKFQKGERIGIVGNNGCGKSTFLKIITEQEKIDSGKIVVGDTIVFGYYNQDGIQLKADKRIIEVVRDIADFIPTKNGNITASQLLEKFLFSPEQQYQFVSTLSGGEKRRLYLLTVLMTNPNFLILDEPTNDLDILTLNVLEDFLLEFKGCLIIVSHDRYFLDKLTDWLFVFEGNGKIENFIGNYKDYKYQKKQELKQEKQVEKEQATKVDKPKDKPKQKLSYKEKIELEQLEKEIPILQTEKENLSNKLSSGITNHEEIQAISVQLQTVVEDLETKEWRWLELSELA